The Lentzea guizhouensis genome contains a region encoding:
- a CDS encoding Wadjet anti-phage system protein JetD domain-containing protein: protein MHEPDHVLDKIRARYRNIWRDRLLLGADTAFLFALAAPSAQMIARDSDTVSRWMREWRTWSAAHPTARLRGGSRRTVVGTQEVFTHLDLPTIDDLVSLDQDLADHWLRANARWARLQKLPGGAAEERLRPHLQQIVELDDADFEILLGATTWFTENPRSGLTIRQVPVPGMHTKWLSRHRRLVLACLSIPDLGGDIDQNDEELGQDNLDPLGLKALPVHVDVILADPVDRALVGGLRHLSAPLPEIDALPVHPETVLIVENKESAYLVPDRPRTVVVHSLGNHLNVLDEISWLDGARHVYWGDLDRAGFTLLSRARARMPHLASVLMDQTTLEEYKALAVEDGTRVDTPEPNLIAFEAAALAELLTAHGTYLRLEQERLPSAFVLDQLNRAMEGHGSGQVRY, encoded by the coding sequence ATGCACGAACCCGACCATGTGCTGGACAAGATACGTGCGCGCTACCGCAATATTTGGCGTGACAGGCTCCTGCTCGGCGCCGACACCGCCTTTTTATTCGCCCTTGCGGCACCATCGGCGCAGATGATCGCCCGGGACTCCGACACGGTCAGCCGTTGGATGCGGGAATGGCGGACCTGGTCGGCAGCGCACCCCACGGCTCGGCTACGTGGCGGCAGCCGCCGCACAGTCGTGGGCACCCAGGAGGTGTTCACCCACCTCGACCTTCCCACGATCGACGACCTCGTTTCCCTCGACCAAGACCTCGCCGACCACTGGCTGCGGGCGAACGCCAGATGGGCGAGGCTTCAAAAACTCCCCGGTGGAGCGGCCGAGGAGCGGCTGCGCCCGCATCTGCAGCAGATCGTCGAGCTGGACGATGCCGACTTCGAGATCCTGCTCGGTGCCACGACGTGGTTCACCGAAAACCCGCGTTCCGGGCTGACGATCCGACAGGTTCCAGTACCGGGTATGCACACCAAGTGGCTCTCCCGCCACCGCCGGCTCGTCCTGGCCTGCCTCAGCATCCCCGATCTGGGCGGCGACATCGACCAGAACGATGAGGAGCTTGGGCAGGACAACCTGGACCCACTCGGACTGAAGGCGCTGCCTGTCCATGTCGACGTGATCCTGGCAGACCCCGTCGATCGCGCACTGGTAGGCGGCCTGCGGCACCTGAGTGCTCCTCTGCCGGAGATCGACGCACTGCCCGTCCACCCGGAGACAGTCTTGATCGTCGAGAACAAGGAGTCCGCTTACCTGGTTCCCGACCGGCCCAGGACCGTCGTCGTTCACTCGCTCGGCAACCACCTCAACGTCCTGGACGAGATCAGCTGGCTGGACGGTGCGCGCCATGTGTACTGGGGAGATCTCGACCGTGCCGGCTTCACGTTGCTGTCACGTGCTCGTGCCCGGATGCCGCATCTCGCCTCCGTCCTGATGGACCAGACCACTCTTGAGGAGTACAAGGCTCTTGCCGTTGAAGACGGGACACGAGTCGACACGCCGGAGCCGAACCTCATCGCCTTCGAAGCCGCCGCTCTGGCCGAACTACTAACAGCGCACGGCACCTACCTGCGCCTCGAACAGGAACGCCTTCCTTCTGCGTTTGTCCTCGACCAGCTCAATCGCGCGATGGAAGGACACGGTTCCGGTCAAGTCCGGTATTGA